In the genome of Hemicordylus capensis ecotype Gifberg chromosome 10, rHemCap1.1.pri, whole genome shotgun sequence, the window CCAAGACCACGGAGGTTGGGTGTGTACCAGCAGTCATCTGCCACGACAAGTCCCACATGTGCAAGCCAGTTTGCCAACAGCCGTCAACGCCCCCTGGCGGAAACAGGAACATCCAACCGAAGGCCAGTCACAAAGTTAGCTGGACTTCTCTTTGTCCAACTAAGGCCTGCTCAAACAAAGGCCCTTCAACGAGTCTTTTCACGACATCCTACGTGGACACGATAATGTCGCTTTCCCCCGACAACAGCCACCATCTTTCTGCAAACAACTTGACTGTACACCAATGCCCACGTCACAATCACCGGAACCATTTATGAGACAACTAGAGAGGGTAGAGACCAGCAAGTCTCCATTGTCCTTCAAGacgggagaaagagaaaggggaaaggggacacAGGAGGGAGCTAACGGGAGTTACAGCCTAGTCGAAACTGGGGAAAGGCCATCTTGTTGCAGGAAGCTCTGGCATTTGCTCAACGTGTTGCTTCTTGCAGTGGGAGAAAGGTAAAAAAGCCCAACCCCATAACTCCTGGTTGGCTCTTACTTTATCCAAAGCAATCATTTTCTTCCTCATTCCCACCACCTTCCACAGCCCACAAGGTCTACCACAATGGAAGGTCTATAGGAAGATGGCGGAACACTGGCTCAAGCACGCCAACACCACCAATGGAAAGAGAAGAGGTGTAGGGAGCTCCATGCCTGCCATATTGCCTGGCTCCAGGTCTCGGGTCCTTTCATACAAGTGCAACTTGTCTTTGTTGGAGTGGAGCATCTTGACGTCCTCAAAGGCGTAGTAAGCTGCAAGAGTGAAGTTGACATCACCCGTGGTCAAGAGGTCAAAGACACAGGACTGGAAGTACAGGTCCTCCACCGGAAGCTTCTCACGGCACTTGGCTGTGGCTGCTTCATAGGTGAAAGCCTCCGGTGAAGCTGAGAGGCTCGGGCCTTTTCGGCGAGCCCGGCTTTCTGTTGTCTGTGTGGGGGAGTGGAACGCCTGGAAGTTTATCTGCTGGTTGAGTGGGCAGCCCCGAAGGCAGAGATACAGGCCCTGATTGTCTCTGTCTTCCACGGCATTGACCACCTCCTCGGGCATCCGCACGGCAAAGGTGAGGTAGCGGCCCACTTGCCTCACTACAATGGTGGTGCCAATGtacttggcttgaatctcaatGTGCTGGCCAGACACCTTCTCGGTGATCTTTAGGCTGTTGGCACCATGCTTATCTCCGCCATTCTTGGAGCCGTCGGCAAAGGCAGCCGGGAGCTCGTCCATCTCGGCCTGGTACACTTTCTGGTCCACACACTCTTGAAAGCTCTTGAAGATGATGGTGAGCTGCAAGGGAGAAGAGAACATGAAAGGGAAAGGTTACAAATGTTGAGACCAACCTGGCATCTGGGGTGCTCTACCACTTTCTCTCCAAACAGATCTCTACAGGGGCCACCAGGAAAGTGTagagctctgtctctctcttgtgGTGGGACCTCTGGAGATGCATTCAGCCCATCCAGAACTGAAATGCTGGCCAACATGCTACACaatgtataagaacataagaagagtcttgctggatcagacccaaggcctacctagtccagcatcttgtttccccaaagatgcctctgggaagcccacaagctagagatgaaggcatgctccctctcctgctgttgctcccctgcaactgagattcAGAGACAGAATTGGCACGTTGGCTAGCATTTGGGTTCCGGATGGGCTGAGTGCTTCTGAgcttggaggtagcctacagccaccagactagtagccacttcCTAGCCACATGTGGccgggaatgctgggagctgtagttcaacaacagcgggAGGTCCAAGCTGgcccacccctggtctaaatCCACACACATGGAGATGTGGAGCTGCGAACGAAACACCCACAAGGGGGCAACCTCCTAAAGGAACGGCCACCACGGGAGAGACCTTACGGGTACCATGTTCTTACCTTGCTGGTGGCGGTTGCAGTGGAGCCAGGCAAGACAGGTGTGTTGGTGACCTGCACATTCAGGTAGTTATTGTCTATAAGCGGCCACGCCCCTTGGACTTTGCACGTCTGGAAACTGTCGGAAAAAGTCCTCAGATGTGGGTCCCCGAACAGCCCACAGTGGGTGtagttgggtgggggggagtgtttgTGGAAGCTCCGCTCATAATGGCAGATCTCCGGGCTGTCGGAGCGCTCCTGACTGTCTCCTCGGGGCGGCGGGCGGAGGCGTGGCGGCGAGGTCGGCCCCTCCTTGGAGCAGTTGTGCTGGGCCATCAGGTCGTCGATGCCGTGGACGGCGGAGTGGTAGGCCAGGTCCCCCCGGCAGGTCCGAGCTGTCCGGTGGGTGCAGTGGGCGTAGGCACGCAGGGCCGTGCAGAACTCGGGGGCTTCCTCGAGGCCCAGGTGGTGAGGCCCCGAGGTGGCGGCCAGGAATTCAGAGTTGCATTTCATGATTTTGCACTGAGACGTCACTACAGGAGAGGGCAGAGAAGAAGACGGGAAAGAAGCTCTTGTCAAAGCGAGTTATCCACATACATTCGCCCTCGGCACAATTTCATGAGCGAATCCTAACAGGAACCGGACCCCATGCTTAAAAGGGTCTCCAGAAACCTTACGCGGATATGTTTAAACTCATGTTGGTGTACCATCTTTACCTGAATCCAACTTggctttttccaagttctttgatgttagaaaccagggggtaatcttaaattcagaatcctcttccttttgggtaaaatACAGGTATAGCCTAAATTTAACGCTATTTTTTTAAGGGGGCCGGTTGTCTTAAATTCCATCTCATCTTCTATCTGAGTAAATACGGTCACTGTCCAAGTAAGAACTTGCAGAATCACTTCTTGTTAAAAGGAAAATAATCtgaaagcaaagcagggtccTCCCACAACATTGGTCTTCTGTCCAAGGTTCTCTGGCCCCCAGGCATGTGGTTCTAGGAAAATAAGAACTCTAAGAAAAGAAGAAATCAAATAGAGCAAAAATGATTCTAGGAAAATAAAAGGAACCATTCTAGGCTCtctaacagggctgcacaactgcagccTTCCcgctgttgctggattacaattcccatcgtccctgaccactggccactgtggctggggatcatgggaactgtagttcaagaacagctggaagcttttcacatggggcatCTGAAGCCCTTAAacccgcatctcctccagaatggatggggtgcgttcacatattggctagattgaCCCCGAAGTCCtggcgagttatcggggagcagttcacacacaattcggggttttcactgtgcattagagtgtagcctggtttatatccggggtaaaaaaattcactatttgtgtcagttttggggggacaacttcaagttcatagtaaagcctccccataaactcgtGGTAAAACCTGTCGTGCATAAAAGcccctggagggccaaagttgtgggTCCCTGCCCTACAACCTCCCCCTTGCCTGCCCCATGCAGAGCAgacaaagcagaagcagaagtgaGGCTCTAGTTTATCTGTTTAACCCCACTGTTTAAAAAAGTTGAGGCAAAAGAGTTGATGCAAAATCGCTTCGGACTGAGAAGAAAAATAGTTTTAAGGATTTAATCCCAGAAATGCCCAGGGAAGTTAAGaggttgaaggggggggggagggaacactAGGAGGAAAACAACAGTAGGGCGTCTGCAGCCAATTTGTCCCATGACCGAgcagcagaacttgggtgctccaaagactacaaatcccatcatccccgaccatttgccattgtggctgggcagccctgctctacaagaTGGAGGGAAAGCATCTGTTCTAGTCTTAAAAGgcctgcggggtgggggtggggacatttCCCTGAAGATTTTCAACCCTCCAGCTGTGGAAAAACATCTACATTTGCCGTTTAACACACGGCTCCATATAAGGCCAAATTTCCAGAGCCAGGTGTCATGCATAAGCTTTGACaagctcagtgtgtgtgtgtgtgtgcgtgtgtgtgtgtgtgtgtgtgtgtgtgtgtgtgtgtgtgtgaaagagagagagagatgaaaagaGACAAAAGCAAAAAAACAGACTTTTGCTCTGACTTCTCCATTGTGGCAAGGCCAGGCCATAAGAGCCCTTCAGGATCTGATGAAAAGTCCGTATGCACCAGCTGTCCCTATATGGACTGACGGCGTTCCTGGTTTTCTAGTCCTGTTCCCGGTAAAACACTCCCCTGTCTTTGTTTTCTGGGGGCGTTAACAAGATCTTGGTCAGCCCAAGTCGCTAGCAGTGTCATTCCTCAAAATCTTGCTCTCTCCCTCGGAGTTTCTAGGAGTTACACTTCTGGCTACAGGATGGAGGCATCTTATCTCTAGCGTGCATGCAGGCAAATGTAAGCACATGAGCACTAGGCTGTACAACCTGCCGTTGGCAACACGACAAGGGCTCGGATGCATTTTGAACTGCGATAGCCtatcaggggcataggaagctgccatatactgagtcagacccttggtccatctagctcagtattgtctacccagactggcagcggcttctcccaggttgcaggcaggagtctctcccagccctacctggagacgcagCCAGTATGAGTGAACCTGGGAGCATCTGCAGGCAAGCGTGCGGATACTCTTCCATGGAGCTAtttccccaccccctaaggggaatatcttacagtgctcacacatgtagtctcccatccaaaagcaaaccagggtggaccctgctgagcaaaggggacaatgcatgcttgctactgcatgcccagctctccaccccaaggAGGCCAATTAACGCAAAGTTTGGCtggcatgtttgttttttaaagttaaatcACGGCTGTGGGATGGGGGTAGCAAGGACCAGGATCAGGGCCATGAcatcaccttctctctctctctctctcccccggaAAGCAGACCCAAGAAGCAAAACAGACAGCCCTCTTCAATCTACCCATTAAAATCCCTGCTCTCCGATTAAGAAAACTGAAGCTTTGATTGATTAAAGTTTATAAatgtaagagagagaaaatgtaaataataaatgtaaGCATCTTAGAGAATGTAAGCATCTTATAAATGTAAGCATCTTAGAAGCATCTTATAATGTAAGATGCATCTTAGAAGCATCTTAGAAGCATCTTATAAATGTAAGCATCttagagagaaagggagggagggagggagagaaagaacagaaccccAATTAGTGTGATCCAAGGGGCCTAAGCAGGCTGAGAACACAAGACCAACCCTCCtgttacacagtggcccaccagatgccaccacaggcaagaggtgtgtgcaggccctctctcctgctgttgctcccctgccactgggattgagaggcttcgtgcctctgaggctggaggtggcccacagccgtcAGAccaggagccattgatagaccggtccGCCATGAAGTGGTCCAAGCCTCTTTTACAGCCCTCTAAcccggtggccatcaccacatcccgtggcagataattccatggaTTGATGATACACTTTGTGGGGAAAGTACTTTCTTTGGGCCGTTCTACGTTTCCTGGCcctcagtttcacgggatgacccctggctctggtgtcgtgagagagggagaaacgtGTCTCTCTATCCAtcctctccacgccatgcataactttgtagacctctatcatgtctcccctatgTCGCTTTCCCCCCTAAACTAGAAAGACCCACATATTGTAGCCTTGTCTCGTAAGGAAGGAATTCCAGCCTCAATCACTTTGGCTGCCATGGGGTGTTCGGAATTCCCAACACgactccctctaaggcgtgcacacatgcatgtgctcacaagttcttggatgtccgctcagttaattttagagcctgctcaggttgaatcaggaaggccccattctgaatgcatgtgtgcacacactgcctgggTACTGCCACACAggaaaaaaactcattccacacagagatgaaaaaaattacaaGGACCACTGATTCTCAACCCCTTTCCTTTCCCAAAAAAAGTGACCAGGGGGATATGCAATGGATTGAGGGTATGGTGCAAAGGGATAACCCTCTGGCCGCTGAGAAAAAGGAACACTTTAGGCTAGGCTTGCACACAACATGCAAGCTCTCCCAGCATAGTTATCACCCCTGAATTGCAATTGCAAATTTTGCCATCCCAGGCAGGCAGTAAAAGAGGGCTGCCATGAACAGCTGTATGGGGAAGTCAGGCACTGAGTAAGCCTACTTCAGAGGGAGGCCATCTGGATCAGATCCATCACTACACGCTCCCCACTGCCTGAGCCAAGGAGGTAGGGACCCTCAGATTGAGAAAATGCTGCTTTTCTTTATTTCCTGGTACTCCTTCTCCCTCAGCCTGGTGTGGAATCTGGGGAGACCCAACAGGATTTTGATGGTGGCGGCGTGTTGGGAAAGAGAGTCTGCCTGCCCCTACGGCAAGCCCTGCTTCTGCACGGCGCTGGAAAACGTTGCTGAACGGCAGCCAAGAAAACTCTGTTTGTTCAATTCCACATAATCCGTTTTCCATCGACTCACAAGGCATCTGCCTTTCAGCCACGGATGGCTTAGTGCAGAAACGAACCTCGCTGCGCCTACTGCTCGGAGAAGGGTGGGGGGGCTGGCCACGGAACAGAGAGGAGCGTGCAAGGGAAATGCCCAGTGCCAGACGGACCTTCCAAAAAGAAGGAGCGTAgggagctgccctatactgagtcagacccttggtctatctagctcagtattgtctacccagactggcagcggcttctccaaggttgcagccaggaatctctctcagcctgatcttggagatgctacgagggaaggaactgggagccttctgctctttcccagagcggctccatcccctgaggggaatctcttccagtgctcacacttctagtctccctttcatatgcaaccagggtggaccctgcctagctaaggggacaagtcatgcttgctaccaccagaccagctctcctctatataatgtttatatactgcttttcaacaaaagtttccaaagcagttggcaccgagaaataataattaaatgaataagacggatccccaaagagctcacaatctaaaaaaagaaaaaagaaacagaagagagaccccagggggatggatagggccagttgctctccaccccccacactcaataaaaagaaacagcaggttaaaaaggggcctctttcccctagaagacttccaagggcCCTCCCCACCCTGGCATTCTGTGTTTCTACAAGGGGGCTGGGTCTTGATTGTGCAATGCATGCACTCTGAACCCTGGGCCCTCCCTTCTTGGGAGCTTCACAATGGCAGAAGCCAGCCCCAgctgccctcctcccctgcccccaagagCCCCAGAGGGGAATGATTGATGCTCCCTTTCAGGGGGACTCTGAGCACAGCTCTCGGAGGGCGGAGAGGAGCCCATCTGAAGGGAGGCCAGGCCTGCAATGGCCAGAGTGAAAGCCTCTAGCTGCATCCTTGACGGGCCATTAAGCGCCTGCCTTTGAACTGCTAATCGAGCGCCAATCTTGGCCAAAGGAGAGCCCGAGGATCACACGGCTTGGTTTGCATGACAAAAGGCAAAGGAGGGCCCCATAAAACGGAGCTGCCGGCTTGGGAAGGAGGCAGGTGGGGGCGCCAGGCCCTGAGAAATGAGCtggagggagcaggaggaggagagacaatGGAATCTGCCATCCAGGgtggagaaagggaggaagaCTCCAATAGACCAAGAAATGGATGGACCCCTTGCTCAAAACAAGGAATCAGGTCAGATTTCAGCGGCAAGGAGGAGGGGTGAAAGGCGGGGCTGAGCACTCTTAAAATGATTTCtcttggggaggggaaagggagaaacCTTGGTAATAGGTGGGGGAGGCACTCAAAATGATCCCCAGACGGGATGTCAGGTTGCTCAGTTGGTGCAAAGATGCAGCAGGGCTTCCAATGGCAAACCAGGCAACGgtttaattaattataatattattaAGTATTATTATTGTCCATGGTGCCTTTGACCTCCTCCCCTCCATAACCCTTCCAGAGGCAGGGCagcgtagtggttagtgtgctacTCTATTTATCCGAATCCAAGactaagttccctccctagttTTTTGATATTGGCAACcaggaggtcgtcttaaattcagagtcccatCTCCCATCCCTTTCGTGTAAACGCAGCTATAACCTGTATTTatcctctatcttttaaggcagaGGATTGTCTACCTTAGGGGTTTGTCTtaaattacataggaacatcggaagctgccttctactgagtcagacccttggtccatctagctcagtactgtctacccagattggcagtggcttctcccaggttgcaggcaggagtctctctctcagccctatctggagcttCTGCCGGTGGGGCGGGgaaaacttggagccttctgcatgcaagcaggcaggtaggtgctcttccactgagctgcggacccatcccctaaggggaatatcttaccatgctcacacatgtagtctctcattcaaatgtaaaccaaggcggaacctgtttagcaaaggggacaattcatgcttgctgacacaagaccagctctgaagACCTCCCTTCAGCgtcatcttcaattcaggtaaatacagtacatttgGCTAGAAGTTTGGGTTCAGCTCACTGGTGGGGGGACCTTGGGAATCACATCTCTCAGCAGAGAAAATGTGCAGGGGCGCAATGCCCCCTCAGCAGCTTGACAGAAGGGCAGGATGAACCACAAAATCAATTCTAAGAAttatttgtatcctgcttttcaacaaacaagttCTCAGTACAGCTTATATCAAGAGAAAGAAGACGATGACGGAGGaggaggtccccgtccccaaTGGGTTCACCATCCAAAAAGGAATCAGACAGCAGAGAGATGCAtagctgggctgaacagggacagctgctttgcatgcagaaggttccaggttcaaatcAAGGCAGCACCTTCAgctcgggctgggagagactcctgcctgaaacctcggagagctgctgccagtcagtgttgacaatactgggttagatggaccaagggtctgactcagtagaaggcagcttcttcggGTCTTCTGTTCCTCTCCTTAAAAAGGACCCACCAAAAGGcgcctcttggctcagtttgcaagggtgattcccaaactgtgtgctaAAGGAGGACccgaaggtggttccctgtcccaaacggGCTcccaatctaagaagaaacacgaaagggaaaggtttggatagggccagtggctctttCAGctgccacttgaaaaggtgcccctCAGCTCAGCAGGATGGGATTGCCTTCAATCAAACCAGCTCCCC includes:
- the RGMA gene encoding repulsive guidance molecule A isoform X2; the encoded protein is MQPRRERIVVRAASGWMGMGKGARAEALALIPTLFVSLCIFPTVTSQCKIMKCNSEFLAATSGPHHLGLEEAPEFCTALRAYAHCTHRTARTCRGDLAYHSAVHGIDDLMAQHNCSKEGPTSPPRLRPPPRGDSQERSDSPEICHYERSFHKHSPPPNYTHCGLFGDPHLRTFSDSFQTCKVQGAWPLIDNNYLNVQVTNTPVLPGSTATATSKLTIIFKSFQECVDQKVYQAEMDELPAAFADGSKNGGDKHGANSLKITEKVSGQHIEIQAKYIGTTIVVRQVGRYLTFAVRMPEEVVNAVEDRDNQGLYLCLRGCPLNQQINFQAFHSPTQTTESRARRKGPSLSASPEAFTYEAATAKCREKLPVEDLYFQSCVFDLLTTGDVNFTLAAYYAFEDVKMLHSNKDKLHLYERTRDLEPGNMAGMELPTPLLFPLVVLACLSQCSAIFL
- the RGMA gene encoding repulsive guidance molecule A isoform X3 — its product is MGMGKGARAEALALIPTLFVSLCIFPTVTSQCKIMKCNSEFLAATSGPHHLGLEEAPEFCTALRAYAHCTHRTARTCRGDLAYHSAVHGIDDLMAQHNCSKEGPTSPPRLRPPPRGDSQERSDSPEICHYERSFHKHSPPPNYTHCGLFGDPHLRTFSDSFQTCKVQGAWPLIDNNYLNVQVTNTPVLPGSTATATSKLTIIFKSFQECVDQKVYQAEMDELPAAFADGSKNGGDKHGANSLKITEKVSGQHIEIQAKYIGTTIVVRQVGRYLTFAVRMPEEVVNAVEDRDNQGLYLCLRGCPLNQQINFQAFHSPTQTTESRARRKGPSLSASPEAFTYEAATAKCREKLPVEDLYFQSCVFDLLTTGDVNFTLAAYYAFEDVKMLHSNKDKLHLYERTRDLEPGNMAGMELPTPLLFPLVVLACLSQCSAIFL
- the RGMA gene encoding repulsive guidance molecule A isoform X4, giving the protein MKCNSEFLAATSGPHHLGLEEAPEFCTALRAYAHCTHRTARTCRGDLAYHSAVHGIDDLMAQHNCSKEGPTSPPRLRPPPRGDSQERSDSPEICHYERSFHKHSPPPNYTHCGLFGDPHLRTFSDSFQTCKVQGAWPLIDNNYLNVQVTNTPVLPGSTATATSKLTIIFKSFQECVDQKVYQAEMDELPAAFADGSKNGGDKHGANSLKITEKVSGQHIEIQAKYIGTTIVVRQVGRYLTFAVRMPEEVVNAVEDRDNQGLYLCLRGCPLNQQINFQAFHSPTQTTESRARRKGPSLSASPEAFTYEAATAKCREKLPVEDLYFQSCVFDLLTTGDVNFTLAAYYAFEDVKMLHSNKDKLHLYERTRDLEPGNMAGMELPTPLLFPLVVLACLSQCSAIFL
- the RGMA gene encoding repulsive guidance molecule A isoform X1, which gives rise to MIDGPSCFLERGGGGLLCARSVLGCWSSPHSQPPVLLCVLLWSWERIVVRAASGWMGMGKGARAEALALIPTLFVSLCIFPTVTSQCKIMKCNSEFLAATSGPHHLGLEEAPEFCTALRAYAHCTHRTARTCRGDLAYHSAVHGIDDLMAQHNCSKEGPTSPPRLRPPPRGDSQERSDSPEICHYERSFHKHSPPPNYTHCGLFGDPHLRTFSDSFQTCKVQGAWPLIDNNYLNVQVTNTPVLPGSTATATSKLTIIFKSFQECVDQKVYQAEMDELPAAFADGSKNGGDKHGANSLKITEKVSGQHIEIQAKYIGTTIVVRQVGRYLTFAVRMPEEVVNAVEDRDNQGLYLCLRGCPLNQQINFQAFHSPTQTTESRARRKGPSLSASPEAFTYEAATAKCREKLPVEDLYFQSCVFDLLTTGDVNFTLAAYYAFEDVKMLHSNKDKLHLYERTRDLEPGNMAGMELPTPLLFPLVVLACLSQCSAIFL